A window from Exiguobacterium marinum DSM 16307 encodes these proteins:
- a CDS encoding DedA family protein, translating to MSDWMISVIEQYGYIGIAFMIFIENVFPPIPSEVVLLFGGFFAVKTNLSIILVVVASTTGAILGAILLYGMGLLFDVEQIEKWTKRYGKWLRLDIEDVKKADAWFDRYGGWMVFFGRLMPVVRSLISIPAGMSNMPFLKFLLLSTVGTAIWNTILILIGMKVGENWKEILTYLDAYSYTIYGLLLIGMVGYLIWRKKRQHKKTVKD from the coding sequence ATGAGCGACTGGATGATTTCAGTAATCGAACAATATGGATACATAGGAATCGCGTTCATGATTTTTATTGAGAACGTATTTCCGCCAATCCCTTCTGAAGTTGTTTTATTGTTTGGCGGTTTTTTTGCTGTGAAGACGAACCTTTCAATTATACTAGTCGTCGTAGCCTCAACGACCGGAGCTATACTTGGAGCAATTCTGTTATATGGAATGGGTCTATTATTCGATGTTGAACAGATTGAGAAATGGACGAAGCGATACGGAAAGTGGTTGCGTCTTGATATAGAGGATGTCAAAAAAGCAGATGCCTGGTTTGACCGATACGGGGGATGGATGGTGTTCTTTGGGCGATTGATGCCTGTCGTCCGAAGTCTCATTTCAATACCTGCGGGGATGTCGAATATGCCGTTTTTGAAATTTTTACTCCTCAGTACTGTGGGGACAGCCATTTGGAACACGATTCTCATATTGATAGGAATGAAGGTAGGGGAGAACTGGAAAGAAATTCTCACGTATCTTGATGCTTATTCCTACACGATTTACGGTCTGTTGCTGATCGGTATGGTAGGATACCTGATCTGGCGAAAAAAACGTCAACATAAAAAGACGGTAAAAGATTAA
- a CDS encoding argininosuccinate synthase has product MLKQKLVLAYSGGLDTSVAIKWLDEQGYDVIAVCLNVGEGKDLEKIQQKAMKVGAKKSIVIDAVDEFVNEFARYSMQAHTLYEGVYPLVSALSRPLISKKLVEVAQAEGAVAVAHGCTGKGNDQVRFEVSIHALDPSLEIVAPVREWKWSREEEIAYAAQHHIPIPIVQEEPFSIDQNIWGRAIECGILEDPWAAPPESAYELTAAIEDTPHEPTFLEIEFKNGVPVAIDGKSQPFTDILKELNIVAGAHGVGKIDHIENRVVGIKSREVYEAPGAMTLITAHKALEALTLVREVAHFKPIVEQKLTETIYNGLWYSPLTKALLAFIDETQATVTGTVRMKLFKGHAIVDGRKSPISLYDEELATYTSADTFDQQAAVGFIKLWGLPTKVQSEVLMEKGAFVNE; this is encoded by the coding sequence ATTTTGAAACAGAAACTCGTATTGGCTTATTCAGGTGGACTTGATACATCGGTTGCAATTAAATGGTTGGATGAACAAGGGTATGATGTCATTGCGGTATGTTTAAACGTTGGGGAAGGAAAAGATTTAGAAAAGATTCAACAGAAAGCAATGAAAGTTGGAGCGAAAAAATCCATCGTCATCGATGCGGTCGATGAATTCGTCAACGAGTTCGCTCGTTATTCGATGCAGGCCCATACATTATATGAAGGCGTATATCCACTCGTTTCGGCACTATCTCGTCCTCTCATCTCGAAGAAATTGGTCGAGGTCGCACAAGCAGAAGGAGCCGTCGCTGTGGCTCATGGATGTACAGGGAAAGGAAATGACCAAGTGCGTTTCGAAGTGTCCATTCACGCACTCGACCCTTCACTGGAAATCGTCGCACCCGTTCGTGAATGGAAGTGGTCACGTGAGGAAGAGATCGCGTACGCGGCTCAACATCATATCCCTATTCCAATCGTTCAAGAAGAGCCTTTCTCGATCGATCAGAACATCTGGGGACGCGCCATCGAATGCGGCATTTTAGAAGATCCTTGGGCGGCACCACCTGAGAGTGCTTATGAGTTAACTGCAGCAATCGAGGATACGCCACACGAACCGACTTTCCTTGAAATTGAATTCAAGAACGGGGTGCCGGTCGCCATTGATGGGAAGAGCCAACCGTTCACTGATATCTTGAAAGAGCTCAATATCGTCGCTGGTGCGCATGGCGTCGGTAAGATTGACCACATCGAGAACCGTGTCGTCGGTATCAAATCACGTGAGGTGTATGAGGCACCTGGTGCCATGACATTGATCACGGCCCATAAAGCTCTTGAAGCCTTGACACTCGTGCGTGAAGTCGCGCATTTCAAACCGATTGTCGAGCAAAAGTTAACGGAGACGATCTACAACGGACTTTGGTATTCTCCGCTCACGAAGGCACTCCTTGCCTTTATCGATGAGACACAGGCAACCGTCACAGGCACGGTCCGGATGAAGCTGTTTAAAGGGCACGCCATCGTCGACGGCCGCAAGTCCCCAATCTCACTCTACGATGAGGAACTTGCGACATATACATCGGCGGACACGTTCGATCAGCAAGCAGCTGTCGGATTCATCAAGTTATGGGGCTTGCCAACAAAAGTTCAATCAGAGGTGTTGATGGAAAAAGGAGCGTTCGTCAATGAGTAA
- a CDS encoding SDR family NAD(P)-dependent oxidoreductase: MKDVMIVTGVSQGIGYAIAQTFVNQYEVIGLDIGEDPNVEGIHFYQVDLGDKSELKRVFEEIYNQFGRAHVLINNGGIASLIKPIDELEVDTFKRVIDVNLVGTFSCSKYFLELNKDESYGRIVNMASTRASQNEPHWDAYGASKGGIVSLTYSLAISLSDRPITVNAISPGWIHTSDESLREIDHEQHPSGRVGEPEDIVRAVRYLIDRQNDFVNGQNLIVDGGMTKKMIYEE; the protein is encoded by the coding sequence ATGAAAGACGTGATGATTGTAACAGGTGTTAGTCAAGGTATTGGTTATGCGATTGCTCAAACTTTCGTAAATCAGTATGAAGTGATTGGGCTAGACATTGGAGAAGACCCAAACGTTGAAGGTATACATTTTTATCAGGTTGACCTCGGTGACAAGTCTGAACTCAAGCGTGTCTTCGAAGAGATTTATAACCAATTTGGTCGAGCCCATGTCTTGATTAATAATGGAGGCATCGCTTCACTGATCAAGCCGATTGATGAACTCGAGGTTGACACGTTTAAACGAGTCATCGATGTCAATTTAGTCGGGACATTTAGTTGTTCAAAATACTTTTTAGAACTGAATAAAGATGAGTCGTACGGAAGAATCGTCAATATGGCTTCAACAAGAGCATCGCAAAACGAACCTCACTGGGATGCATATGGGGCTTCAAAAGGTGGAATCGTCAGTCTAACGTACTCGCTAGCCATCTCATTGAGCGACCGACCGATTACAGTAAATGCGATCAGCCCGGGGTGGATTCACACGTCTGATGAGTCGTTACGTGAGATCGATCATGAACAACATCCATCAGGTCGTGTCGGTGAACCGGAAGATATCGTCCGTGCGGTGCGCTATTTGATTGACCGACAAAATGATTTTGTGAATGGACAAAACCTCATTGTTGATGGTGGTATGACGAAGAAGATGATATATGAAGAGTGA
- a CDS encoding DNA-3-methyladenine glycosylase I, with translation MERIFRCPWCGTDPLYVSYHDKEWGKPIHDDTKHFECLTLESAQAGLSWITILRKRENYRLAYANFEVQRVASFTDEDVKRLLSDSGIVRNRRKIEASINNAKQFIKIQEEFGSFDSYIWSFVDHEPIINAWDRLEDVPATTELSEQLSKDLKRRGFKFLGPTTVYAHLQATGLVNDHLTSCTFR, from the coding sequence TTGGAAAGAATCTTTCGCTGTCCGTGGTGCGGTACCGACCCGTTATACGTCAGCTACCACGACAAGGAATGGGGAAAGCCCATACACGATGATACGAAACATTTTGAATGTTTGACCCTTGAGAGTGCGCAGGCTGGACTGAGTTGGATCACGATTTTACGAAAACGAGAAAATTATCGATTGGCCTATGCTAACTTTGAGGTACAACGAGTTGCCAGCTTTACCGATGAGGATGTGAAAAGACTTCTATCCGATAGCGGAATCGTGAGGAATCGTCGAAAAATCGAGGCGTCGATCAATAATGCAAAACAGTTTATCAAAATACAGGAAGAGTTTGGCTCGTTTGATTCATACATCTGGTCATTCGTCGATCATGAACCTATCATCAATGCATGGGATCGACTTGAAGATGTTCCCGCAACGACGGAACTATCTGAACAATTGAGTAAAGACCTCAAACGACGCGGGTTTAAGTTTTTAGGACCGACAACGGTTTATGCCCACCTACAAGCGACCGGTCTCGTCAATGATCACCTCACCTCTTGCACGTTCCGTTAA
- the argH gene encoding argininosuccinate lyase yields the protein MSKLWGGRFEKTASDWVDAFGASIEFDAQLVLEDLEGSMAHVTMLGDQGILLKEEVTQILDGLQQLKQKAHAGELKFEVYHEDIHMNLEALLHEAIGPVAGKMHTARSRNDQVATDMHLYLKGRVHEVIQLIESLQQELHAHASDHVETIMPGYTHLQRAQPISLAHHLLAYFWMLERDKERFTDSLKRIDWSPLGAGALAGTTFSIDRTRSAELLGFNRVYPNSLDAVSDRDFILEFLSNSSMLMMHLSRFCEELILWASEEYRFITVSDNFSTGSSMMPQKKNPDMAELVRGKSGRVIGNLMGLLTLMKGLPLAYNKDLQEDKEGMFDTVKTVQGSLSIMAGMMNELTFHSDVMKQATERDFSNATELADYLTAKGLPFREAHEVTGKLVKHCVNERLYLCELPIEVFQSHSTLIEKDVYVALTPEQAVKRRNSYGGTGFDAVREQLKEASECMKMMTSS from the coding sequence ATGAGTAAACTATGGGGAGGCCGTTTCGAGAAAACGGCGAGTGATTGGGTCGATGCGTTCGGTGCATCGATTGAATTTGACGCTCAACTCGTCCTAGAAGATTTAGAAGGTAGCATGGCTCACGTGACGATGCTAGGTGACCAGGGCATCCTCTTAAAAGAGGAGGTCACTCAAATCCTTGATGGATTACAACAACTTAAGCAAAAAGCACATGCAGGTGAATTAAAATTCGAAGTATATCACGAAGATATTCATATGAACTTAGAAGCTCTGCTTCATGAAGCGATCGGACCGGTTGCCGGGAAAATGCATACGGCACGTAGCCGAAACGATCAAGTCGCGACGGATATGCACCTCTATTTAAAGGGACGGGTGCATGAAGTGATTCAATTGATTGAATCCCTTCAGCAGGAACTCCATGCACACGCTTCAGACCATGTCGAGACGATCATGCCTGGCTATACGCACCTTCAGCGCGCGCAACCAATCTCACTGGCTCATCACTTGCTCGCCTATTTTTGGATGCTCGAGCGGGATAAAGAACGCTTCACCGACAGTTTGAAACGAATCGATTGGTCACCGCTTGGAGCAGGCGCGCTTGCCGGAACAACTTTCTCAATTGACCGGACCCGATCAGCTGAACTTCTCGGATTCAATCGGGTCTACCCGAACAGTCTCGATGCCGTGAGCGATCGTGACTTCATTCTCGAGTTCCTTTCAAATTCGTCGATGCTCATGATGCACCTCTCCCGATTCTGCGAGGAATTGATTCTTTGGGCGAGTGAAGAATATCGCTTCATCACGGTGTCAGACAACTTCTCTACCGGTTCAAGTATGATGCCACAAAAGAAAAATCCGGATATGGCCGAACTTGTCCGTGGAAAATCGGGTCGTGTGATTGGAAACTTGATGGGATTGTTGACGCTCATGAAAGGACTTCCACTCGCTTATAATAAAGATTTACAGGAAGATAAAGAAGGAATGTTCGATACGGTCAAGACCGTTCAAGGCTCTCTTAGTATCATGGCTGGGATGATGAATGAATTGACATTCCATTCGGACGTTATGAAACAAGCGACCGAACGTGATTTTTCTAATGCGACCGAGCTCGCCGATTATTTGACAGCAAAAGGGTTGCCGTTCCGCGAGGCGCACGAGGTGACAGGAAAACTAGTCAAGCATTGCGTGAATGAACGATTATATTTATGTGAGCTTCCGATTGAAGTGTTTCAAAGCCACTCCACTTTGATTGAAAAAGATGTGTATGTCGCCCTCACCCCTGAACAGGCCGTTAAACGTCGGAACAGTTATGGTGGCACAGGATTTGATGCCGTCCGCGAACAGTTGAAGGAAGCTTCAGAATGTATGAAAATGATGACTTCTTCCTAA
- a CDS encoding TetR/AcrR family transcriptional regulator — protein sequence MDGKTKILAAAKNVIIRHGANGATVRAIAEEANMTTGAIYHHYKNKEDLLYDLLDESLSVSSQIAKEVTNESFSKELVKEEIVQNTANRFYKDAENRLQYHFAHDVLLGNMDAQAKLKVKYSEWTKQIEQLLIHLYGLENTRLNQAFSSWLIGAIDGVVLQYLLDVNENSIDEMMEVFEILLDEGLESFVERLNEKGK from the coding sequence GTGGATGGAAAAACAAAAATTCTTGCTGCTGCAAAAAATGTGATCATACGACATGGTGCCAATGGGGCGACGGTTAGAGCGATTGCCGAAGAAGCGAACATGACGACTGGAGCCATCTATCATCATTATAAAAATAAAGAGGATTTATTATATGATCTTTTAGATGAAAGTTTGTCAGTTTCCTCTCAAATCGCTAAAGAAGTAACTAACGAATCATTTTCGAAAGAACTAGTGAAGGAAGAGATTGTACAAAACACGGCCAATCGATTTTATAAAGATGCAGAGAATCGGCTTCAATATCATTTCGCTCACGACGTATTACTAGGAAATATGGATGCGCAAGCAAAATTGAAAGTCAAATACTCTGAATGGACGAAACAAATCGAGCAATTATTGATTCATTTGTATGGGTTAGAAAATACCCGTTTGAATCAGGCCTTTAGTTCATGGTTGATTGGCGCAATTGATGGAGTAGTTCTCCAGTATTTACTAGACGTCAACGAGAACTCGATTGATGAGATGATGGAAGTGTTCGAAATTTTACTAGATGAGGGTCTCGAATCATTTGTTGAGCGATTGAACGAAAAAGGAAAGTAA
- a CDS encoding CapA family protein has product MKPIKIVSRLTFLSSLVVLFACSTTPATNQEVPAEVEEPIVEVPEEAPPIEPEPLVTTASLYAIGDVLLHDSVYNAARVDDGYDFDSAFEQISPILSRADISIANQESMIGGSEIGLSSYPAFNSPYEIGDALKRAGIDLVTTANNHTLDRGVRAIENSIGYWNEIGMPYTGSFLSAEDKANIRTLTANDISFSFLAYTYGTNGVVPKQPYHVNYIDLAQMQPEIEKAEQSTDMTVVSLHFGTEYEPLPNEGQTELAQALADLGVDIIIGHHPHVLQPPAMLEGVNGNQTFVVYSLGNFLSGQQGDDRNTGGIIGIDVVKTIEDNSVTFELKNPMFYPTFARKSIGGSYEVVPLEVARPKLISPISNHMSQWLPQLKIEQ; this is encoded by the coding sequence ATGAAACCAATCAAAATCGTCTCTCGCCTTACCTTCCTGTCTAGCTTAGTTGTATTATTTGCTTGTAGTACGACTCCAGCAACAAATCAAGAAGTACCAGCAGAAGTCGAAGAACCCATTGTCGAGGTTCCTGAAGAAGCACCGCCCATCGAACCTGAGCCGCTTGTTACGACGGCCTCTCTCTATGCGATCGGCGATGTACTTCTTCATGACTCGGTATACAACGCGGCTCGTGTCGATGACGGGTATGACTTTGATTCTGCGTTCGAACAGATTTCTCCGATATTGAGTCGCGCCGATATTTCAATTGCCAACCAAGAGAGTATGATTGGTGGAAGTGAAATCGGACTGTCGAGCTACCCGGCATTTAACAGCCCGTATGAGATTGGAGATGCTTTGAAACGGGCGGGAATCGATTTGGTCACAACGGCGAATAATCATACGCTCGACCGCGGGGTTCGTGCCATCGAGAACTCAATCGGGTATTGGAATGAAATCGGGATGCCTTATACCGGCTCCTTTTTATCCGCTGAAGACAAAGCAAATATTCGGACGTTGACAGCCAATGACATTTCTTTTTCTTTTCTCGCATACACGTACGGGACGAATGGAGTCGTCCCGAAGCAGCCATATCACGTGAACTATATCGACCTCGCGCAAATGCAACCAGAGATTGAGAAGGCGGAACAGTCGACTGACATGACCGTCGTCTCCCTCCATTTTGGAACGGAGTACGAACCGTTACCGAATGAGGGTCAAACCGAACTAGCACAAGCGTTAGCAGACCTTGGGGTCGACATCATCATCGGTCACCACCCTCATGTGCTGCAACCCCCAGCGATGCTAGAAGGAGTCAACGGCAATCAGACATTTGTTGTCTACTCACTCGGTAATTTCCTTTCAGGTCAGCAAGGGGATGATCGAAATACAGGTGGGATCATTGGGATTGATGTCGTCAAAACAATCGAAGATAACAGTGTGACTTTTGAATTGAAGAATCCCATGTTCTATCCGACGTTTGCTCGAAAATCTATCGGTGGATCGTATGAAGTCGTCCCCTTAGAAGTTGCTCGCCCTAAACTCATCTCCCCTATCAGTAATCACATGTCTCAGTGGTTACCACAACTCAAGATTGAACAATGA
- a CDS encoding GNAT family N-acetyltransferase: MVNEVTVKVETPTPEQHQALRVKAGMPRRSDESTVKGLKNTLFGICLYLDDEIVGMGRVVGDGGMVFHLVDIVVDPECQGLGLGKLIMEHMMDWILTEADETAIISLIADIPADGLYRQFGFDYSRPESVGMEYQWNQANS, from the coding sequence ATGGTCAATGAAGTCACAGTAAAGGTCGAAACGCCAACACCGGAACAGCATCAAGCGTTGCGCGTCAAGGCAGGAATGCCTCGTCGGTCTGATGAAAGTACGGTCAAAGGACTTAAGAATACGCTTTTTGGGATCTGTTTATACTTAGATGATGAGATTGTGGGGATGGGGCGTGTCGTAGGTGACGGCGGAATGGTCTTTCATTTAGTTGATATTGTCGTAGACCCTGAGTGCCAAGGACTCGGTCTCGGAAAGTTGATTATGGAGCATATGATGGATTGGATTTTAACTGAAGCAGACGAAACAGCCATCATCAGTCTGATTGCGGATATCCCTGCAGATGGATTATATCGACAGTTCGGCTTTGATTACTCAAGACCTGAATCCGTAGGGATGGAGTATCAGTGGAATCAAGCAAACAGTTGA
- a CDS encoding glycerol-3-phosphate responsive antiterminator, whose protein sequence is MLNGQSLLPAIRDMRDLERFLSSDLELGVLLEIHMSRLESIFKLLGSHHKKVFIHMDLIQGMKADEFATEYICQTYKPFGIISTKGNVIVKAKQKGVVTVQRLFLIDSLSLEKSIRHIERSKPDYIEVLPGIVPKYIQRVHERTGIPVFAGGLIETAEEVQAALDAGASVVTTSNRKLWSD, encoded by the coding sequence ATGTTAAACGGTCAATCACTCTTGCCGGCGATACGGGACATGCGTGATTTAGAACGCTTTTTATCAAGTGATCTCGAATTAGGCGTGTTATTGGAAATTCATATGAGTCGATTGGAATCCATCTTTAAATTACTGGGGAGCCATCACAAAAAGGTATTCATTCATATGGATCTGATACAAGGAATGAAAGCGGATGAATTCGCGACTGAATATATATGTCAAACATATAAACCGTTTGGCATTATCTCGACGAAAGGAAACGTAATCGTGAAGGCGAAGCAAAAAGGTGTCGTGACCGTACAACGCTTGTTTTTAATTGATTCACTCTCACTTGAAAAGAGTATTCGTCATATTGAACGTTCAAAACCGGACTATATCGAAGTATTACCTGGAATTGTGCCGAAATATATACAGCGTGTTCATGAAAGGACAGGCATTCCGGTATTCGCAGGCGGCCTAATCGAGACAGCGGAAGAAGTTCAAGCAGCTCTTGATGCGGGAGCGAGTGTTGTTACGACCTCAAATCGAAAACTATGGTCCGACTAA
- a CDS encoding cation:proton antiporter, with protein sequence MDGLNIIVLLGLSLTLISVFSLLIERLYFPSILAFIAIGVGVGFFWDGNEVFKVAGEIGIVLLFFLLGLKFPLRQLWKRMRKVWKAGVLDIILSFGVSFGIALLFGLDFPRAFLIGAVLYATSSSISAKLLERHSEKHEDIKDFVLALLIFEDIFAPLLLTIAPFIIQEEPVALSDIGRVFTGFLIFGVLLFIGSNFVSRQQKFSKHLLRQDDASIGLIGLILFFAGIGMMFGLSEILGAFIAGIMLADIHDVRPLKRLTVPVRDLFLPIFFISFGISINLEEGVIVNALFFVLIVWGVLSKWIVGRVGGRIYGLTRIQANEAGFSLAPRGEFSILFTALSNGAINLFVGLYIFVSAIIGIILFRFSEYLAEKTERTLTKVLPDKKKE encoded by the coding sequence ATGGATGGATTAAACATCATCGTGTTGCTCGGATTGTCGCTCACTCTGATTTCCGTATTCAGCCTTCTGATTGAACGCCTATACTTCCCTAGCATTTTGGCGTTTATCGCCATCGGGGTAGGCGTTGGATTTTTCTGGGATGGAAACGAGGTATTCAAAGTCGCGGGTGAAATCGGAATCGTCCTCTTGTTTTTCTTGCTTGGTCTTAAGTTTCCCCTACGTCAGCTATGGAAACGGATGCGTAAAGTATGGAAAGCAGGAGTCCTTGACATCATCCTCTCGTTCGGTGTCTCATTTGGGATTGCCTTACTGTTTGGTTTGGATTTCCCTCGTGCTTTTTTAATCGGCGCCGTATTGTATGCGACAAGTTCTTCCATCTCGGCGAAGCTACTTGAGCGCCATTCCGAAAAACATGAAGATATTAAAGACTTTGTTCTCGCTTTACTCATATTCGAGGATATTTTTGCACCGCTATTACTAACGATTGCACCTTTCATTATTCAAGAGGAACCGGTGGCCCTGAGTGACATCGGAAGAGTATTCACAGGATTTCTCATATTCGGGGTACTGCTGTTCATTGGATCGAACTTCGTATCTAGACAGCAAAAGTTTTCTAAGCATTTACTTAGGCAGGATGATGCTAGTATCGGTTTAATCGGACTTATTCTCTTTTTCGCCGGAATCGGGATGATGTTTGGCTTGTCCGAAATTTTAGGTGCGTTCATTGCTGGAATCATGTTAGCGGACATCCACGACGTCAGACCGCTCAAGCGATTGACTGTACCGGTTCGCGACTTATTTTTACCCATCTTCTTTATCTCATTTGGCATCTCAATCAATCTAGAGGAAGGTGTCATCGTAAACGCCCTATTCTTCGTCCTGATTGTGTGGGGCGTCTTATCGAAGTGGATTGTTGGTCGTGTCGGTGGAAGAATATACGGTCTGACACGAATCCAGGCCAACGAGGCCGGATTTTCGCTCGCTCCACGTGGCGAATTCTCTATATTATTTACCGCGCTTTCGAACGGAGCCATCAACTTGTTTGTCGGTCTCTATATTTTTGTATCCGCTATTATCGGGATCATCTTATTCCGTTTCTCAGAATATTTGGCAGAAAAGACGGAACGGACACTCACGAAAGTATTGCCGGACAAGAAAAAAGAATAA
- a CDS encoding HD domain-containing protein: protein MNPLIEEAIRFSSIRHGGQDCNGSSIPYLSHPFSVALLLETDQQPPAVVVAGLLHDVIEKTNTEPHEILSKFGPDVLRLVLAVSEGIRDLTWEQRKQMTLQRLSTLQFDEVALFVADKLHNLRSIRYDLEMEGMKVWQRFERPMRDQSWYYHELLLALEPFRSSTDLIGLYEQELHLLFYGEKNAKDRKVRQLLESIVINFDEDIWIQEAAPLCQTAYELREIVGRETCGEEEVARFRQQLYQSGWPELSSPSTLAGLKELSYRTALDVKDLVILMRHSIVN from the coding sequence ATGAACCCGCTCATAGAAGAGGCCATTCGCTTTTCGTCTATACGTCACGGAGGACAGGATTGTAATGGTTCATCCATTCCATATTTGTCTCATCCCTTTTCGGTTGCTTTGCTACTCGAAACAGATCAACAACCACCGGCTGTCGTTGTAGCAGGTCTACTCCATGATGTGATAGAGAAGACCAATACGGAACCGCACGAAATTTTATCAAAGTTTGGTCCTGATGTACTTCGCCTCGTTCTTGCGGTCTCAGAGGGAATTCGAGACTTGACCTGGGAACAACGAAAGCAAATGACCCTTCAACGCCTGTCAACGCTTCAATTCGATGAAGTTGCTCTGTTCGTGGCGGACAAGCTACATAATCTCCGTTCCATTCGCTATGATTTAGAAATGGAAGGGATGAAGGTGTGGCAACGCTTCGAACGTCCGATGAGAGACCAATCTTGGTATTATCATGAGTTGTTGTTAGCGCTTGAACCATTTCGGAGCTCGACGGATTTGATTGGTTTATATGAACAAGAACTTCATTTGTTATTTTATGGTGAGAAGAATGCGAAGGATCGAAAAGTAAGACAATTACTCGAATCGATTGTCATTAATTTCGATGAGGACATCTGGATCCAGGAAGCGGCACCGCTTTGCCAGACCGCGTATGAATTAAGAGAAATCGTTGGACGTGAGACATGTGGTGAAGAAGAAGTTGCACGTTTCAGACAGCAACTGTACCAATCCGGTTGGCCGGAACTTTCGTCACCATCAACGCTTGCTGGCTTGAAGGAACTCAGTTATCGCACTGCACTTGATGTGAAGGATTTAGTCATTCTCATGCGTCACTCGATTGTCAACTAG
- a CDS encoding DUF5692 family protein — MGILYEQTDLVGWGIWLFVLFALMAFNEFSRTTKWGGLTLFLIVPVVLTIFVWPTTASPGNEYGTGTWFNWVKTYSALAGCLGFMLIRYRPTLLNNKWILLFPPGILALNILEACIRDFQVYFYNVPNGAYIDNLWVMSGPWNLMNGVAGLLNIIAICGWVGIKISKDQSKDMIWPDMIWPWIIAYDLWNFAYVYNCISDHSFYAGFALLLACTIPSFFIKKGAWLQHRAHTLALWIMFVMTVPSFVDRLAPVPSTHNPRAFFIVSLISLISNIALVSYQFYRIRQRNLHPLKDEIYADTKAYQTVLSQNGL; from the coding sequence ATGGGAATACTATACGAGCAAACAGATCTTGTAGGCTGGGGAATATGGTTATTTGTTCTATTTGCGCTCATGGCTTTCAATGAATTCAGTCGGACGACAAAATGGGGTGGATTGACTCTATTTTTGATTGTTCCAGTCGTTTTAACTATATTTGTTTGGCCAACGACAGCGTCACCGGGAAATGAATATGGAACAGGTACGTGGTTCAACTGGGTGAAGACTTATTCTGCACTCGCGGGGTGCCTTGGCTTTATGCTAATTCGTTATCGCCCTACTTTATTAAACAATAAATGGATTCTTTTATTCCCTCCTGGTATATTGGCGCTAAACATATTAGAAGCATGCATTCGTGACTTTCAAGTTTATTTTTATAACGTCCCGAACGGAGCATATATTGATAACTTGTGGGTCATGTCTGGTCCGTGGAACTTAATGAACGGGGTCGCTGGACTACTAAATATCATTGCGATTTGTGGATGGGTTGGAATCAAGATTTCAAAAGACCAATCAAAAGATATGATATGGCCTGACATGATTTGGCCATGGATTATCGCCTATGATCTTTGGAACTTTGCATACGTCTACAACTGTATATCTGACCATTCATTTTATGCGGGATTTGCACTTTTACTCGCTTGTACGATTCCTTCATTTTTTATCAAAAAAGGAGCATGGTTACAGCACCGTGCACATACACTCGCTTTATGGATCATGTTTGTCATGACTGTCCCATCTTTTGTCGACCGGTTGGCACCTGTTCCATCCACTCATAATCCGAGAGCATTTTTCATCGTTAGTCTTATCTCTCTTATTTCGAATATAGCACTTGTGTCTTACCAATTTTATCGAATCCGCCAACGTAATCTTCATCCACTCAAGGATGAAATCTATGCTGATACAAAAGCATATCAGACAGTTCTAAGTCAAAATGGACTTTAA